A stretch of Deinococcus roseus DNA encodes these proteins:
- a CDS encoding LacI family DNA-binding transcriptional regulator: MKKRNVTINEVARAAGVSISTVSRIINGSAFVAEDKREAVETALKDLGFQPNYLARTLISGKSMSIGVIAEDIVSPYFADVIRGIEHHLLDTDYQPILNSGHWSSPYEQRAIETLIYRKVDAMILLGSTLPDEKLREIGERIPLFVFGRSVPGMEERCLVLDQFKGGYIATRHLIELGHRDIVHVTGPENHQDAQERLRGYQTALEESGLTFNPQLVLHGDFLERTAYMATLKLIESLSSFTAIFAANDQMAAGARLALYRKGLRIPEDVSLVGYDDLPGTAFMSPPLTTVHQPTYDIGQALGRHVLRVLRDEESPMPDFDLTLVVRESTSRLHRGYRV, translated from the coding sequence CGGGGTGTCCATCAGCACCGTTTCACGCATCATCAACGGCAGTGCTTTTGTGGCCGAGGACAAGAGGGAAGCGGTGGAAACGGCGCTCAAGGACCTGGGTTTCCAGCCCAATTACCTGGCCCGCACCCTGATCAGCGGAAAGAGCATGAGCATCGGGGTGATCGCCGAGGACATCGTGAGCCCCTACTTTGCGGATGTGATTCGCGGCATCGAGCACCACCTGCTGGACACCGATTACCAGCCGATTTTGAACAGCGGTCACTGGTCGAGTCCTTACGAACAGCGGGCCATTGAAACCCTGATCTACCGCAAGGTGGACGCCATGATCCTGCTGGGCAGCACCCTCCCAGACGAAAAACTCCGGGAAATTGGTGAACGGATTCCGCTATTCGTGTTCGGACGCAGTGTGCCAGGGATGGAGGAGCGCTGTCTGGTGCTGGACCAGTTCAAGGGCGGTTACATTGCCACCCGGCACCTGATCGAACTGGGCCACCGGGACATTGTGCATGTGACCGGGCCGGAAAACCACCAGGATGCCCAGGAGCGCCTGAGGGGTTACCAGACGGCCCTGGAAGAAAGCGGCCTGACCTTCAATCCACAACTGGTGCTGCATGGGGATTTTCTGGAGCGCACCGCTTACATGGCGACCCTCAAACTCATCGAGAGCCTGAGTTCCTTCACTGCGATTTTTGCTGCCAACGACCAGATGGCTGCAGGAGCGAGGCTGGCCCTGTACCGCAAAGGACTGCGCATTCCCGAAGATGTGTCTCTGGTTGGTTACGACGATTTGCCCGGAACGGCGTTCATGTCCCCTCCGCTCACCACCGTGCACCAGCCCACCTACGACATCGGACAGGCGCTGGGCAGGCACGTGCTGCGGGTCCTCCGGGACGAGGAATCCCCCATGCCCGACTTTGACCTGACGCTGGTGGTCCGGGAATCCACCTCCAGGCTGCACCGGGGCTACCGGGTGTGA
- a CDS encoding PA14 domain-containing protein: MHNLKLSLLLLGALGLSSCGLLRPPAASKPTGPVTETTPDITPMGTAPLCSNVAAGGNYPYGSAGPIWRQWIYVSDNGAPLNYSTFTTDLRPAPYFKLTDYTINAAGNKAYPAPLNYQYLYSPTFSIPGKLVGADNTQNVALSNVYLNGSVSYGLIYQATTKDYSLPVISTANTYKLVNPDGSIQSTINPAGQTVNATVDGNQVRLPGGQQAKLEFYLDPTVKTRPEVIQANYKDPATGATKNDWVKVDMPYQEGYLKVTTPSYTVYEPTGAKTYNTATNPLPNFKFMLRGYNNASTTDRRFLSHLGIYYSRPYGIGTDQASLNTWLDGRSDFMLQWNMFNRQVARATLDASQNPVLVAGTSTTPANWNLGTPGYANDKNCISKSIAPENTSTAVTSVVQPLAPVQSIATLNDTQQGLRAEYFDNPDFTSKRVERLSAGINFNWGGWSPAPYIAPETYSVRWSGSITPSFNETYTFYFTGGHGIRLRVNHKIIIDQWDSATPVNALGSITLKGDQKVDLQIEYKHNTGNAQAKLEWESVSQARQVIPTTLLKPLPIVQIPLPEVLHKRVPFTMENISGAATVLSPTQEVSVNATSKGVYVPYSPTSIARVFLLDSSGKVIGQDVVIGKDKQELQFNRYNSGLSAVFMHFFAQYLPYQQRLGYYQFLKGRSDVTTFLSGTYTSNSLNEKSSLWLKEYLEQGSSIQVTKQTIIKDFDLRSMNHLIDYTASTQTFGVWTQAVIAQRFFVFPGDRDDIRFSELNSYNQSIMCEPSENGNSCKNPGEPTATFAGTPPSFLLDTFGYALYAAVANNPDSHIKMRLTDPNPCGVYTVVASGTVGNRGAPWDDAAFKSPLTENVLTALFPMIEFGLVQSGYGGNHNDMLQKINGLVDAFTNDFTKSLLDLANDHDVSDPVAIYNAAVGSLGAVYASIDGFYQLAQASDGSYTRETFALDAIRKHGRLTADAFEASMARVNLLENSFKAIQVLAIFERIATDAVNDHLMNLQIYANDHSANRDPNFKPKSNLLTAKFSTGDPFIFAKIYKDGRYYDENTPATYDMQAESRQSETLVLKNLGCRDLTYSVTPRYLGVPTSAVQFKNPQAMSGIVAPQGEIRLDHDIYCDREFDGLVGLVVKHNDPTEPTDSKTLPIYIKCKGSGTVKAESPKFYGSGKVEWSGTPIGKITIQNVHATLPLRFSVDASSVSWLTVEGAGTRSYLNPGETATVNLIGQCPAPSASVSAPSTHSATLVVRSSDPTEPTSNVFVQLVCSPLVNAASFNAPVKINATSTTPEYWSIEGIYFQFFSGTTFTGNSQRVDIKASTAGDAINTAKIRADQLIQGLTPADENIGWMPCISNPKNYCKLMTWAHWLSWLKTNY; this comes from the coding sequence ATGCACAACCTGAAACTCAGCCTGCTGCTCCTAGGAGCACTCGGGCTTTCCAGTTGTGGTCTGCTCAGGCCACCTGCAGCCTCCAAACCCACCGGACCAGTCACTGAGACCACACCAGACATCACCCCCATGGGCACCGCTCCCCTGTGCAGCAATGTTGCTGCTGGAGGAAATTACCCGTATGGCAGCGCAGGACCCATCTGGAGGCAATGGATTTACGTCAGTGACAATGGTGCCCCCTTGAACTACAGCACCTTCACCACCGACCTCAGACCCGCCCCGTACTTCAAACTCACCGATTACACCATCAATGCTGCAGGCAACAAAGCCTACCCTGCACCCCTGAACTACCAGTACCTGTACAGCCCCACCTTCAGCATTCCTGGGAAACTGGTTGGCGCAGACAACACCCAGAATGTGGCCCTCTCAAATGTGTACCTGAACGGTTCGGTGAGCTACGGCCTGATTTACCAGGCCACCACCAAAGACTACAGCCTGCCAGTGATCAGCACCGCCAACACCTACAAACTGGTCAATCCAGACGGCAGCATTCAGAGCACCATCAATCCGGCAGGGCAGACCGTGAATGCCACGGTAGATGGCAACCAGGTGCGCCTCCCAGGGGGCCAGCAGGCCAAACTGGAATTCTACCTGGACCCCACCGTGAAAACCCGCCCTGAAGTGATCCAGGCGAACTACAAGGACCCTGCCACTGGAGCCACCAAAAACGACTGGGTGAAGGTGGACATGCCCTACCAGGAAGGGTACCTGAAAGTCACCACTCCCAGTTACACCGTGTATGAACCCACCGGAGCCAAAACCTACAACACAGCGACCAACCCCCTGCCCAATTTCAAATTCATGCTGCGCGGCTACAACAACGCCTCCACCACCGACCGGCGTTTTCTCAGCCACCTGGGCATTTATTACTCCCGTCCTTACGGCATCGGCACGGATCAGGCGAGCCTGAACACCTGGCTGGATGGCCGGAGTGACTTCATGCTGCAGTGGAACATGTTCAACCGCCAGGTGGCCCGTGCGACCCTGGATGCCAGTCAGAACCCCGTGCTGGTGGCCGGAACCTCCACGACTCCTGCGAACTGGAATCTGGGGACCCCCGGGTACGCCAACGACAAAAACTGCATCAGCAAAAGCATTGCGCCAGAAAACACCTCCACTGCGGTGACCTCGGTGGTGCAGCCCCTGGCTCCGGTGCAGAGCATTGCCACCCTGAACGACACCCAGCAGGGCCTCAGGGCAGAATACTTTGACAACCCCGATTTCACCAGCAAGCGTGTGGAACGGCTGTCTGCCGGAATCAACTTCAACTGGGGAGGGTGGTCTCCAGCGCCATACATTGCCCCTGAGACCTACAGTGTGCGCTGGAGTGGGAGCATCACGCCATCCTTCAACGAAACCTACACCTTCTACTTCACTGGAGGGCACGGGATCCGCCTGCGGGTGAACCACAAGATCATCATCGACCAGTGGGACAGTGCCACTCCGGTGAATGCCTTGGGCTCGATCACCCTTAAAGGGGACCAGAAGGTGGATTTGCAAATTGAGTACAAACACAACACTGGAAATGCTCAGGCCAAACTGGAGTGGGAGAGTGTCAGTCAGGCAAGGCAGGTGATCCCCACAACCCTATTGAAACCTCTACCTATTGTACAGATTCCATTGCCTGAAGTACTGCACAAGAGGGTTCCTTTTACGATGGAAAATATTTCTGGCGCCGCCACTGTACTGAGTCCCACACAAGAAGTTTCAGTGAATGCAACCAGCAAAGGGGTGTATGTTCCCTACTCACCCACTAGCATTGCACGGGTCTTTTTGCTGGACAGCAGTGGGAAAGTCATTGGCCAAGATGTGGTGATTGGCAAGGACAAGCAAGAACTGCAGTTCAATCGGTACAACTCTGGTTTGTCTGCAGTGTTCATGCATTTCTTTGCTCAGTATCTCCCTTATCAACAGCGTCTGGGGTATTACCAGTTCCTGAAAGGCCGGTCTGATGTCACCACATTCTTAAGCGGAACGTACACCAGTAACAGCCTGAACGAAAAATCCAGCCTCTGGTTGAAAGAGTACCTGGAACAGGGAAGCAGTATTCAGGTGACCAAACAGACCATCATCAAAGATTTTGACCTGCGATCCATGAACCACCTCATTGATTATACGGCCAGCACCCAAACATTTGGAGTATGGACGCAGGCGGTCATTGCACAGCGCTTCTTTGTCTTTCCGGGAGACAGAGATGACATTCGTTTCTCTGAATTAAATAGCTATAACCAGTCAATCATGTGCGAACCCTCGGAAAATGGAAATTCCTGCAAGAATCCGGGAGAGCCTACGGCAACATTTGCTGGAACGCCCCCTTCGTTTTTGTTGGACACTTTTGGATATGCCCTTTATGCTGCTGTAGCCAATAATCCAGACAGTCATATCAAAATGCGATTGACGGATCCAAATCCTTGTGGAGTATACACTGTTGTTGCCTCGGGTACTGTTGGCAATCGTGGAGCGCCTTGGGATGATGCTGCTTTTAAATCTCCATTGACAGAGAACGTCCTGACGGCACTTTTCCCCATGATAGAGTTTGGCTTGGTGCAATCAGGCTATGGCGGAAACCACAACGACATGCTCCAAAAGATCAATGGGTTGGTTGATGCTTTCACCAATGATTTCACAAAATCACTACTGGATCTTGCTAATGATCATGACGTGAGTGACCCAGTTGCTATTTACAATGCCGCCGTAGGTTCGCTAGGTGCAGTATATGCATCCATTGATGGTTTCTATCAACTGGCCCAGGCATCAGATGGCAGCTACACTCGGGAAACGTTTGCTTTGGATGCCATTCGAAAACACGGACGTTTAACGGCAGATGCTTTTGAAGCATCGATGGCTCGTGTTAATCTATTAGAAAATAGCTTTAAAGCCATACAGGTGCTGGCTATTTTTGAGCGTATTGCAACCGATGCTGTTAACGACCACTTGATGAATCTTCAAATATATGCAAACGATCACTCCGCAAACCGTGATCCCAACTTCAAGCCCAAAAGCAATCTTTTGACTGCCAAGTTCTCCACTGGAGACCCATTCATTTTCGCTAAAATATACAAAGATGGTCGCTACTACGATGAGAACACCCCGGCCACTTATGACATGCAGGCAGAATCCAGACAAAGCGAGACCCTGGTGTTGAAAAACCTGGGCTGCAGGGACCTCACCTACTCGGTGACCCCCAGATACCTCGGCGTGCCCACTTCTGCAGTGCAGTTCAAAAACCCCCAGGCCATGAGTGGCATTGTGGCTCCACAAGGAGAAATCCGTCTGGACCATGACATTTATTGTGACCGGGAATTTGACGGTCTGGTGGGACTCGTGGTGAAACACAACGATCCCACGGAGCCAACTGACAGCAAGACGCTTCCCATTTACATCAAATGCAAAGGCTCAGGCACAGTTAAAGCCGAGAGTCCAAAATTCTACGGCAGTGGCAAAGTGGAATGGAGCGGAACACCCATCGGGAAAATCACCATTCAAAACGTTCATGCGACCTTGCCCTTGCGGTTTTCGGTGGACGCATCCTCAGTTTCCTGGCTCACGGTGGAGGGGGCAGGCACCAGAAGCTACCTGAATCCTGGTGAAACCGCCACAGTGAACCTGATTGGTCAGTGCCCTGCACCTTCTGCCTCAGTTTCTGCTCCCAGCACTCATTCTGCAACGCTGGTGGTACGCAGCAGTGACCCCACTGAACCCACCTCCAACGTGTTTGTGCAACTGGTTTGTTCTCCCCTGGTGAATGCTGCCTCTTTCAATGCTCCAGTCAAGATCAATGCAACTTCGACCACCCCAGAGTACTGGAGCATAGAAGGTATTTACTTTCAATTCTTCAGCGGTACAACTTTCACAGGCAACAGTCAACGTGTCGATATCAAAGCCTCCACCGCTGGGGATGCGATCAACACTGCAAAAATACGTGCTGATCAGCTCATTCAAGGGTTGACTCCAGCAGATGAGAACATTGGCTGGATGCCCTGTATCTCCAACCCCAAAAATTACTGCAAATTGATGACCTGGGCGCACTGGCTGTCCTGGTTGAAAACCAACTATTGA